TGTAGAACCCGTCCATGCCCGCCTTCGCGGAGCCGTAGGCGAAGTTGGAGCGGCGCACCCGCTCCCCGGCCACGGAGGAGAGCGCGACGATGTGGCCGTGGCCCTGCTTGCGCAGGTGCTCGGCGAGCAGCACCCCCACGGTGACCGGGGCGACGTAGTTGATCTCGGCCATCTCCCGCGCCGCGGCCACGTCGGTCCAGAGCTTCTCCTGGTCACCGAGCACGCCGAACGCGACGATGCTGATGTCGATGTCCCCCTCGCCGAAGGCCTTGTCCAGGGTCTCCGCGTGGCTGTCGGGGTCGCGGGCGTCGAACGGCACGGTGGTCACCGTGCTGCCCGTCTCGCGCAACCGCTCCGCCGCGGCCTCCAGCCGGTCCGAGGGGCGGGCCGCCAGCACGATGCGGAGCGGGCGCTGCCGCGCGTAGCGCTCGGCGGTGGCCAGCGCGATGTCGGAGGTGCCGCCGAGCAGCAGCAGGGACTGGGGGTTGCCAACCGCGTCGATCACAGGTTCAGCCTCCTGGCCAGGTCGGAACGGAAGATTCCTTCGGGGTCGACCGCGGCGCGCGTCTTGCGCCACTCGTCGATGCGCGGGTACATGCGCTCGATCGTCTCGGGAGTGGTGCGGGAGTCCTTGGCGAAGTAGAGACGTCCACCCACGGACAACACGATCTCGTCGAGCTTCTCGCAGAACTCCGCCAACCCGGGCACGATCGGGAAGTCGACCGTGATCGTCCAACCGGGCGTGGGGAAGGACAGCGGAGCACGATTCCCCTCGCCCATGCGCTTGAGCACGTTCAGGAACGAGACGTGCCCGGACTCCGCGATCAGGCGCACGATATTGCGCAGTTCGTCCTCGGCGCTGAACGGTATGATGAATTGGTATTGCAGGAATCCCTTGGATCCGTAGGCACGATTCCATTCCCCGAACATGTCCAGCGGGTGGTAGAAGCTGGTCAGGTTCTGGATCGCCCCACGTCCCTTTTTGGGGGCCTTGCGGTACCAGATTTCGCTCAAGGCGCTGAAGGTGAGCTTGTTCGCCAGACCATTGGGGAAGACGTCCGGAAAGCTCAACAACTGCGGCGCCTCGAAATTCAGCGGTTTGGCGCGCAGTTTCTTCGGCAACTGGTCGAGCCGGGCGAGCGATCCCCGGGAGAACACCGCCCGTCCGAGCTTCGGGCCCGTGGAGATCGCGTCGAACCACGCCATGGAGTAGTCGTAGTTCTCGTCGGAGCCGTTCCCGAACAGCTCCAGCGTTTCGTCCAGATCCGCGGTCCGGTCGCTGTCCACGATGAAGTAGGCCGACTCTGTGCGCTTCATCGCTATCCGGGCGCGTATCACGATCCCGGTCAGGCCCATACCGCCGATGGTCGCCCAGAAGAGTTCCGAGGACTCACCGTCCGGGGTGAGCGTGCGCACCTCACCGTCCGCCGTCAGCAGATCCAGGGAGAGCACGTGACTGCCGAACGAACCGTGTGAGTGGTGGTTCTTGCCGTGGATGTCCGAACCGATCGCCCCGCCGATGGTCACCTGCCGGGTGCCGGGCAACACTGGTACCCAGAGCCCGAAGGGTAACGCCGCCCGCATCAGCTGGTCGAGATTGACGCCGGCGTCCGCGTCGACCACACCGCTGTCAGCGTCGATCGTGTGAATCCGGTCGAGCGCGGTCATGTCGACGACGGTGCCGCCCGCGTTCTGCGAGGGGTCACCGTAACTGCGGCCGAGCCCTCTGGCGATCACTCCTCGCGGGCCGGCCTCGCGCACCACGCGGGCGATGGTCTCGACATCCGGCGTGCTGACGACCTCGGCCATGGTGGGTGCGGTGCGACCCCAGCCCGTCAGCATCCTGTGCTCGTTGTTAACCGATCCCACCGTGACGAGTCTATCCGCGTGCCGTGGCACGACAGCGCCGGGTGAACCCGTCCCCCACCCGACTGACCGGTTGGGTGGCTACACTTGCCCCCGAGTCAGGGGCGGCGGGTGACCTGTGGGCGGATTGTCGTCGGGCCCGGAACCCGCTCCAGTGTCGTCGCGACAGCCGAGGTGAACGAGTGGCCGTGGCAGAAAGCACCGCCGAACCCGAGACCAAGCAACTGGGGATCCTCAACCAGCTCGTTCGGTTCGGTCTCATCGGGGCCGTCTGCGCGATGCTGGACTACGGCTCGTACATGACGCTGCTCGCGTTGGACCTGCCGAACTGGCTGGCCCGCACGCTGGCGTTCGTGCTGGGCACCACCGCTTCCTACATCGCGAACCGAAGACTCACCTTCGCCGGCGCCAACACCGGCAACACCAAGGCGAAGGCCGGGGCGTTCGTGCTGGTCTACGTGGTGACCTTCTTCGTCAACATCGGCACCAACCAGCTGCTGTTCCTCTGGCTGCCGGAGTTCGGCTTCGTGTACGGGGCCCAGTTCAAGTGGACGCTGTGCTGGTTGGCGGGCCAGGCGCTGGGGACCGGCATCAACTTCGTGCTGCTGCGCTGGGTCGTCTTCCGCGAGTGAGCCCGCGCCCCCCCCGGGGGCGAGCACCCTTCCCGGAGCCGTCCGGCCGGAGCCACACGGGGACCGTTCCGCGACCGGCGCCGCCGGTCGCGGAACGATCGGTCAGTCGCTGCCCCGCTGGTTGACCGAGCCGTCCACGTGCCCGATGTCGTCACCGTCGGAGTCGGAGTCCGCTCCCGAGGAGGTGTCGTTGCGGTCGTCCGAGCTCGGGACGTCACCGGGCAGCTGCACCGGCCTGCTCAGCGGCCCCGGACTCCAGGTGCCCCAGTGGGTCTCCCGCTCGATGTCCATGGCGGCCTGGGCGGGCAGGGCCTCCGGGCGGTAGGGATCCACCGTGTAGAGCGTTCCCCAGTCGCGGTGGATGTTGCCCCGCAGGTAGGTCGGCATCTCGCGCATGCTCGCGGTGACGTTGAGCCAGCCGAACGGCCCGGCGGCGTCCGGCGAGGACCATCCCTGGCCCACCGAGCGCAGCGTGCCGCCCGCGCTGACGCGGAAGCGCGGCACCTCCGCGATTCCGTGCCGGATGTCCGGCAGCTTCAGGCACGGGTGCTGGAAGGCGGCCGTCCACTCCACGAAGGTGGGGGCGTCGCCGATGAACTCGGTCATGTTCGTCAGGCGGGGGGCGCGGGGTGCGCTCACGGCGAGCCAGCCGTCCTCGCCGAGGGACTGGTCGACGGCGACCACCCGGGCCTGCTCGGCGCCGTCCGCCCTGCCGTCCACGCTGACCCTCGCGTCCCGCCAGTCGGGAGCTGAGCCCGTCAGCACGGGGCGGCGGTCCATGATCTCGAAACCGTCCTCGGTCCGCTTGCCGAACTCCACGTAGAGCTTGTTCGCCCCGAGCACGTTCCCGGCCAGCGTGAGCACCACGGGCACGTTGCCCTGGCGGGCGCGTTCCGGCAGGTCGTACCACTGGGTGCGCAGTTCACCGGTGCTGGGGCCGGTGCCTCCTTCGTGGTGGCTCCCCCAGACCGGCGCGTCGTCGGTGCCCAGCCCGTAGGGCGGGTTCCAGTTCCTGCTGCCGGACTCGTCGTCGCCGGAGGGCAGCCCGTCACGTCGGTAGCCCTCCATCTTCGCGCCGAGGTAGTCCCGGGGGGACTCCTCGGCCGAGACCCGGTCGGGGGCCTCCATGTCCGGAACCGGGGTGTCGGGCTGTTGTTCGGAGACCCGAAGCATGCCCTCGGCGGGGTTCTTCTCCACGTACACGTAGTCCGACAGGCCGCAGCTGTCGCCGGCCAGCTGTTTGACCGAGTCCTTGCCGAGGCTGTAGCTGCCCCACTGCTCCTGCATCGCCTTGCCGAACGTGGCCAGTTCGCCGATGACCAGCAGCGCGCAGACCACGGACAGCGGCGCGGTGCCCAGCCGGAGCGCACGGCTGCGGCCTTCCACGCCGGTACGGCCGTTGCGGTCGAGTTTCGGCGGGTGGACCACGTGCGGCCGGTGCTCGTCGATCCGCAGGTGCTCGATGACCGCCACGACCAGCGCTATCCCCGCGACGATCAGCAGGAGGGTGCTCGCGTTGTAACCGCTCACGGAGGGGGGGATGTTGTGCCAGGGGATACCCCAGCCCGAGACGTACCACCAGGCGTTGGGGCCGGTGGTGGCCAGGGCGCAGATCGCCATCAGGCCCGCGAAGAACGCGGCGCGGTTGCGCCGCGAACGCAGCACCGTCCCACTCGTGGCCAGCGCGGTGAGCGCGGCGAGCGCGCCCCCCACCGCCGCGAAGATGCCGAAGTGGTGCGTCCACTTGGTGGGGGTGAGCACGAGCACGAAGAACGTCAGCGCGGTCATCCCCAGCAGTCGCCTGCTCGGGCCGAGGGCCGCCCCTCTGATGCGCCCGCGGCGCAGCAACACCACGGCGCAGGTGACCAGGCACAGGAGCACCAGCAGCACCGGGAAGCGCCGGGTCATCGATCCGTCGGGGATCTGGCTGAACAGCAGCGAGTAGCGGCTCAGTTCCTGGTACCAGCTCAGGCTCGGGCCGATCTCGCCGCGCAGCTGCGTCGATTCCAGTACCGACTGCCAGGTCTGGTCCCAGTAGACGATGTTGAGGATCGCGAAACCGCAGGCCGAGATGGGTGCGAGCACCGGCAGCCAGCCGAATTCCCTGATGCGTTGGCTCACGAGCCGGAACAGCGGTTTGAAGGCGACCACGAAGGGCAGCACGGCCATCAGACCGTGCGGATTGGCCCCCACCGCCAGTGCCGCTCCGAACAGTCCGACGGCGGCGGGCAGCAGCCGCTTCGTGGCCACCGCCCGTTCCACCCCAGCCAGGGCGAGCAGCGAGAACAGCACGACCACGGGCTCCGGGCGGAGACCGTTGTTGTAGGGCAGCCAGAAGGCCAGGAAGACGGCCGCGGCGGCCCATCCCGCCGCGCGGCTGCGGCGGACCTGCTGTCCGAGTCTGGGGAGTATCTCCCGGCTGATCAGCAGCCAGCTCGCTATCCCCATCAGCAGCGCGGGCAGCCGCATCCAGGGGGTGGCGGCGGAGGCCCTCACCCACAGGGAGTAGAGCTCGTAGAACCAGCCGAACGGGGACTCCGGTGCACCGAACCAACGGTAGTAGTTGCTGATGTAGCCCGCGCTGTCACGGGAGCGGGCTATCGAGAGGATGTAGCCGTCATCGGAGGTCATCGCCCCGATCAGCCACCAGATGGCCAGCGCCGCCAGTACGGAGATGTCCTGCCAGGTCGGTTTCCACCACCCGGACGGGGCGAGTCTGGGGGGGCGCCGCCCGGCGCGGAGGTCGAGCCGGCGTATCACGACCACGCAGCCGATGAAGCACAGCAGGCCCAGCCCGATGACGACGAACTTGAAGATCGTCGCGCTGGTGGACCAGCGGGTGTCGACCTGCGCCCGGAACGAGACGTCGTCGACCGGGTCCAGCCGCTCGTCGAGGTCGGAGTAGATACCGGTCAGCTGTGGGCGCCGATCCTCGCTCGTCACGCTGGCCAGCGGCTTCTCCCCCACGCTGGCGGTGGTCCGCGTGCCGTCGGAGGTTATCGAGATCGTGCAGTCGCCGTCGGGGATGGTGGCACTGCCGAGCCGGCTTCCCCGCGACAGCAGGGTGAGCCGTCCGTCCTCGACGCGTAACACCATTCCGGTGAGGTTGCCGTACTCGGAGGAGGGAGGGTTCGTGCTCAGCAGGGTGCCCGGCCCGGACGTCCTGGAGTCGAGGCTGCGGGCCGCCGAGCAGGGTGCGGTGAACTCGAGGTCGACCGGTGAGTAGACGACCAGCGGCGCGGAGACCGGGTCGGTCCCCTCGGCCGTTGGCCACCTGAGGTTGGTGATCTCGTGGTTGACGGGCAGGAACGGAACCGACAGCGAGAGGATCGTCCCCACGATTCCGAGTGCCGCGGCGATCACGCGAAGGCGTTTGCGGGAATTGGCACTCGCCGTGTTGTCGCGACCCCCAACGTCGTCGGGGTCGTTTCCCCGATTGGGCCGCTCGTCCTCTTTCCGCCCGACGTTAAGCACGGGTGGAGAATAGTAGGTGCTCACGCGACGCCGTTTCGCGGCATCGTCGGTCTGTGCGGCCCGACACGTCGTTCCGGCCGTCGTAGGTGCGTTTCAGCGGTTTTGTCCGATGCCCGCCTCTGGCTGGGTATCGGACGTGGACGGTGGAATTCTCGCCCGGCCGCCGCGCGGCCGGGCGAGTGCGGAACGGGAGGTGTCTTCAGTTCACCTTCGGAAGAAGCGTTCGCGCCTGCCGAGCCGGAGAAGTCGGAGCCATTCCAGGAAATCCTTCGGGCTCCGGCGCTGCCACACGAAGTAGAGCCCGAACCGAGCCACTTCGAGCATGCCGATTCCGCGCATGCCGGGCTGGGCCAGCAGATAACCCCGGTTGCGGTAGGTGTAGTAGCGCTTCGTGCTGTCCTCCGGATCCTGCGCGTGGAACTTCCCGCCCAGCATCGGCTTGAATTCGGCGGAGCCGTCGGGATGCAGGAAACGGGTGCGCAGCGTGGTGCCGAACGGCAGTCCCGATCGGACTATCCGGCGGTGGATCTCCACCTCGTCGCCGCGGAAGAACAGTCGGTAGTCGGGCACGCCGACCACGTCCAGCGTGCCTGCCCGGAACAGCGCGCCGTTGAACAGCGAGGCGATGCCGGGCAGGAAGTCGTGCTCGGAGCCGGTGCCGCGCAGTTCCTCCGGGTGGCGTTTCCAGGTCAGGCCCCGCCGCAGCGGGAAGGCCAGCGTGTCCGGCCGGTCGATGTTGACGACCACCGGGGAGACGGCCGCGAGGCCGCGCGTGCGCGCCTCTTCCAGCAGGGTGCTCAGCGCGTGCTCGTCGGCGGGGCGTCCGTCGTCGTCACCGAGCCAGATCCACTCCGCCCCGAGCGAGAGGGCGTGCATCATGCCGAGCGCGAAGCCGCCCGCGCCGCCCAGGTTTCGCCGGGAGGGCAGGTAGGTGGCGGGTACCGGGCACTCGGCCACCACCTCGGCGGCGGGCTGGTCGGGGCCGTTGTCCACCACGACGAGGTGGTCGGGCGGCCGCGTCTGGTTCCCGATCACCTTCAGCGACTCGGCCAGCAGTTCCGGCCGGTGACGCGTCACGATCACCGTCACCACCGCGTCCGCCGGCAGTGGTGCGGATTGTCCGGATTCCGTCATCAGCCCTCGTTGCTTCCGATGGTGGCGGTCGAAGCCTGCTCCTGCTGCATCCTGGCCTTCGCCCGCGGGCTGAGGTTCTCGAAGGGGTCCTTGCCCTTGTAGTGCGTGAGCACCTCGCGCAGCGGGCCGTGCTCCTTGATCTGGCCCTTCTCCATCCAGATGGCCGTGCTGCACAGCTCGGCCAGGAACTCGTCGGAGTGCGAGGCGAACACCAGCATCCCGGAACGCTTGACCAGCTCGTTGAGCCTGCTCTTGGCCTTGTCCAGGAACTCGGCGTCCACCGCGCCGATGCCTTCGTCGAGCACCAGGATCTCGGGGTCGATGGAGGTGACCACGCCCAGCGCGAGCCGGACCCGCATGCCGGTGGAGTAGGTGCGCAGCGGCATCGACAGGTAGTTGCCGAGTTCGGTGAACTCGGCGATGTCGTCGATCCGCTGCTCCATCTGCTTGCGGCCCATGCCCAGGAACAGGCCGCGGATGATGATGTTCTCCCGCCCGGATATCTCCGGGTCCATCCCCACGCCGAGGTCGAAGACCGGTGCGACCTTGCCCTCGACGAGCGCGCTGCCGCGGGTGGGTTCGT
The nucleotide sequence above comes from Actinopolyspora erythraea. Encoded proteins:
- a CDS encoding decaprenylphospho-beta-D-erythro-pentofuranosid-2-ulose 2-reductase is translated as MIDAVGNPQSLLLLGGTSDIALATAERYARQRPLRIVLAARPSDRLEAAAERLRETGSTVTTVPFDARDPDSHAETLDKAFGEGDIDISIVAFGVLGDQEKLWTDVAAAREMAEINYVAPVTVGVLLAEHLRKQGHGHIVALSSVAGERVRRSNFAYGSAKAGMDGFYTGLTEALRPAGIKVTVVRPGHVKSKMTEGLREAPLAQTPEQVADIIVNAVRKGRELVWAPAQFRYVMSVLRHLPRVVFRRLPF
- a CDS encoding FAD-binding oxidoreductase; this encodes MLTGWGRTAPTMAEVVSTPDVETIARVVREAGPRGVIARGLGRSYGDPSQNAGGTVVDMTALDRIHTIDADSGVVDADAGVNLDQLMRAALPFGLWVPVLPGTRQVTIGGAIGSDIHGKNHHSHGSFGSHVLSLDLLTADGEVRTLTPDGESSELFWATIGGMGLTGIVIRARIAMKRTESAYFIVDSDRTADLDETLELFGNGSDENYDYSMAWFDAISTGPKLGRAVFSRGSLARLDQLPKKLRAKPLNFEAPQLLSFPDVFPNGLANKLTFSALSEIWYRKAPKKGRGAIQNLTSFYHPLDMFGEWNRAYGSKGFLQYQFIIPFSAEDELRNIVRLIAESGHVSFLNVLKRMGEGNRAPLSFPTPGWTITVDFPIVPGLAEFCEKLDEIVLSVGGRLYFAKDSRTTPETIERMYPRIDEWRKTRAAVDPEGIFRSDLARRLNL
- a CDS encoding GtrA family protein, with the translated sequence MAVAESTAEPETKQLGILNQLVRFGLIGAVCAMLDYGSYMTLLALDLPNWLARTLAFVLGTTASYIANRRLTFAGANTGNTKAKAGAFVLVYVVTFFVNIGTNQLLFLWLPEFGFVYGAQFKWTLCWLAGQALGTGINFVLLRWVVFRE
- a CDS encoding arabinosyltransferase domain-containing protein, whose product is MIAAALGIVGTILSLSVPFLPVNHEITNLRWPTAEGTDPVSAPLVVYSPVDLEFTAPCSAARSLDSRTSGPGTLLSTNPPSSEYGNLTGMVLRVEDGRLTLLSRGSRLGSATIPDGDCTISITSDGTRTTASVGEKPLASVTSEDRRPQLTGIYSDLDERLDPVDDVSFRAQVDTRWSTSATIFKFVVIGLGLLCFIGCVVVIRRLDLRAGRRPPRLAPSGWWKPTWQDISVLAALAIWWLIGAMTSDDGYILSIARSRDSAGYISNYYRWFGAPESPFGWFYELYSLWVRASAATPWMRLPALLMGIASWLLISREILPRLGQQVRRSRAAGWAAAAVFLAFWLPYNNGLRPEPVVVLFSLLALAGVERAVATKRLLPAAVGLFGAALAVGANPHGLMAVLPFVVAFKPLFRLVSQRIREFGWLPVLAPISACGFAILNIVYWDQTWQSVLESTQLRGEIGPSLSWYQELSRYSLLFSQIPDGSMTRRFPVLLVLLCLVTCAVVLLRRGRIRGAALGPSRRLLGMTALTFFVLVLTPTKWTHHFGIFAAVGGALAALTALATSGTVLRSRRNRAAFFAGLMAICALATTGPNAWWYVSGWGIPWHNIPPSVSGYNASTLLLIVAGIALVVAVIEHLRIDEHRPHVVHPPKLDRNGRTGVEGRSRALRLGTAPLSVVCALLVIGELATFGKAMQEQWGSYSLGKDSVKQLAGDSCGLSDYVYVEKNPAEGMLRVSEQQPDTPVPDMEAPDRVSAEESPRDYLGAKMEGYRRDGLPSGDDESGSRNWNPPYGLGTDDAPVWGSHHEGGTGPSTGELRTQWYDLPERARQGNVPVVLTLAGNVLGANKLYVEFGKRTEDGFEIMDRRPVLTGSAPDWRDARVSVDGRADGAEQARVVAVDQSLGEDGWLAVSAPRAPRLTNMTEFIGDAPTFVEWTAAFQHPCLKLPDIRHGIAEVPRFRVSAGGTLRSVGQGWSSPDAAGPFGWLNVTASMREMPTYLRGNIHRDWGTLYTVDPYRPEALPAQAAMDIERETHWGTWSPGPLSRPVQLPGDVPSSDDRNDTSSGADSDSDGDDIGHVDGSVNQRGSD
- the glfT1 gene encoding galactofuranosyltransferase GlfT1, which encodes MTESGQSAPLPADAVVTVIVTRHRPELLAESLKVIGNQTRPPDHLVVVDNGPDQPAAEVVAECPVPATYLPSRRNLGGAGGFALGMMHALSLGAEWIWLGDDDGRPADEHALSTLLEEARTRGLAAVSPVVVNIDRPDTLAFPLRRGLTWKRHPEELRGTGSEHDFLPGIASLFNGALFRAGTLDVVGVPDYRLFFRGDEVEIHRRIVRSGLPFGTTLRTRFLHPDGSAEFKPMLGGKFHAQDPEDSTKRYYTYRNRGYLLAQPGMRGIGMLEVARFGLYFVWQRRSPKDFLEWLRLLRLGRRERFFRR
- the wzt gene encoding galactan export ABC transporter ATP-binding subunit Wzt/RfbE; the protein is MVSIDVWNAAVDFPIFDAKSRSMKKAMLGKTGGKIGTDTKVPIIEALRDINLSLRHGDRVALVGHNGAGKSTLLRLLSGIYEPTRGSALVEGKVAPVFDLGVGMDPEISGRENIIIRGLFLGMGRKQMEQRIDDIAEFTELGNYLSMPLRTYSTGMRVRLALGVVTSIDPEILVLDEGIGAVDAEFLDKAKSRLNELVKRSGMLVFASHSDEFLAELCSTAIWMEKGQIKEHGPLREVLTHYKGKDPFENLSPRAKARMQQEQASTATIGSNEG